The following proteins come from a genomic window of Athalia rosae chromosome 1, iyAthRosa1.1, whole genome shotgun sequence:
- the LOC105686055 gene encoding uncharacterized protein LOC105686055 isoform X2 translates to MLMSAVSPHQAVLCSIWSHHVYVYGSSCCFAVFMLKVELDSAIEMMSASAVKSSLQGGSMQASSTTTHSILPMNMMAQKVVPSTNAGPESIPVKPLPGTTLSYATLQPPPTQPLSLVQDHKPPPQSSSPPARLTEKEPETEKNIPNGTEVQKPVKTEESEPAKKPIEASPQNNNLNTENSTPPQVAADSITEPPVTSTDAPVEHPSPPVKVEEKKTSLSNGSKEHDEISSGTSSNTPVQVKPPVEDAEITPRPSGAVTTPQSSKTPPEQPAVTNSPPKTDVQVETPRRSHKRKSRELKDLNSSTLSPDAPGKPKRNRIRTQPYQSPLPELAMIVKTLNKSPSSKAADDKLIVFYKNEFLAVRNAEGSFYVCQAMQNIYKSSRRIRIRWLSQDKNNGEIYSPDFYDFTDFDCILTNLNLNKVDKNKYQLTKLELLRTENILKRAIDVEAGLSEKPRVTEEHPDGLDLSLFRDESQLKTTKKGSKLRRGGKSSKTESTDTEDNPEDEDDDKVPAKQPLTKKITGSKVATIAAKTISKGGNNRAERAATRSSRTSFPSADLPLYANKKRIVDKKVETKKVAAKPEINNVNALPRKPKACPTAPNVSGTISTLNALGRPKRAGTGVGAASVSTTSESSARKKPRSRA, encoded by the exons ATGTTGATGAGCGCGGTTTCCCCGCATCAGGCAGTGTTATGCTCCATTTGGTCACACCATGTTTATGTTTATGGCTCAAGCTGCTGTTTCGCTGTCTTca TGTTAAAGGTGGAATTAGATAGTGCAATAGAGATGATGAGTGCTTCCGCAGTGAAATCGTCCCTGCAAGGAGGATCGATGCAAGCATCATCAACCACCACCCATTCCATACTGCCAATGAATATGATGGCCCAAAAAGTAGTACCTAGTACCAATGCAGGACCAGAATCAATTCCCGTAAAGCCTCTGCCAGGCACCACACTCAGTTACGCGACGCTGCAACCGCCACCCACTCAGCCTCTCAGTTTGGTGCAGGATCATAAGCCACCGCCACAATCATCTTCCCCTCCAGCGCGTTTAACTGAAAAAGAaccagaaacagaaaaaaatattccaaatggCACAGAGGTGCAAAAACCTGTAAAGACCGAAGAAAGTGAACCAGCTAAAAAGCCGATTGAAGCCAGCCCTCAAAATAACAATCTAAATACTGAGAATTCAACACCTCCCCAAGTGGCTGCTGATTCGATTACAGAACCACCAGTCACATCTACGGATGCACCAG TTGAGCATCCTAGCCCGCCAGTaaaagttgaagagaaaaagaccaGTCTGAGTAATGGCTCAAAAGAACATGACGAAATATCAAGTGGTACTAGTAGTAATACACCTGTACAAGTAAAACCACCCGTCGAAGATGCAGAAATTACCCCACGGCCTAGTGGTGCAGTAACAACACCTCAAAGTTCTAAGACACCACCAGAACAACCTGCTGTGACAAATAGTCCACCAAAAACAGATGTACAAGTTGAAACACCACGCAGAAGTCATAAAAGAAAATCTCGGGAATTGAAAGATCTCAACAGTTCTACGCTCTCCCCTGATGCTCctggaaaaccaaaaagaaaccGCATTAGAACGCAGCCTTATCAAAGTCCCCTACCAGAGTTGGCAATGATTGTTAAAACATTGAACAAATCTCCTAGTTCGAAAGCAGCCGATGATAAACTTATTGTGTTCTACAA AAACGAATTTTTAGCTGTGAGAAACGCCGAAGGTAGCTTCTACGTCTGTCAGGCAATgcaaaatatttacaaatccAGCCGACGCATTCGTATTCGTTGGTTATCACAAGATAAGAACAATGGGGAAATATATTCACCAGACTTCTATGATTTCACAG ACTTCGACTGTATATTAACCAACCTCAATTTGAATAaagtggataaaaataaataccagCTAACCAAGTTAGAACTTCTACGAACGGAAAACATACTGAAGCGAGCCATAGACGTTGAGGCAGGTCTTTCAGAAAAGCCTCGAGTGACTGAAGAGCACCCTGATGGAT TGGATCTGTCCCTCTTTAGAGACGAATCACAGctaaaaacaacgaaaaaaggaagtaaacTAAGACGTGGGggaaaatcttcaaaaacAGAATCAACCGATACTGAAGATAATCCTGAAGACGAAGATGATGATAAAGTGCCTGCAAAACAGccattgacaaaaaaaataactggatCCAAAGTGGCAACAATTGCTGCTAAAACGATTAGCAAAGGAGGCAATAATAGAGCGGAGCGCGCAGCAACTCGTAGTTCACGAACCTCATTTCCAAGTGCCGACCTCCCTCTGTATgccaataaaaaaagaatagttGATAAGAAAGTCGAAACTAAAAAAGTCGCAGCTAAACCAGAGATTAATAATGTGAACGCACTACCAAGGAAGCCTAAGGCCTGTC caacaGCTCCAAATGTTTCTGGGACCATTTCTACCTTAAACGCATTGGGTCGTCCGAAGCGGGCTGGAACAGGTGTTGGAGCTGCATCAGTCTCCACTACCAGTGAATCATCGGCACGTAAGAAGCCACGTAGTCGAGCATAA
- the LOC105686055 gene encoding uncharacterized protein LOC105686055 isoform X3 yields the protein MMSASAVKSSLQGGSMQASSTTTHSILPMNMMAQKVVPSTNAGPESIPVKPLPGTTLSYATLQPPPTQPLSLVQDHKPPPQSSSPPARLTEKEPETEKNIPNGTEVQKPVKTEESEPAKKPIEASPQNNNLNTENSTPPQVAADSITEPPVTSTDAPVEHPSPPVKVEEKKTSLSNGSKEHDEISSGTSSNTPVQVKPPVEDAEITPRPSGAVTTPQSSKTPPEQPAVTNSPPKTDVQVETPRRSHKRKSRELKDLNSSTLSPDAPGKPKRNRIRTQPYQSPLPELAMIVKTLNKSPSSKAADDKLIVFYKNEFLAVRNAEGSFYVCQAMQNIYKSSRRIRIRWLSQDKNNGEIYSPDFYDFTDFDCILTNLNLNKVDKNKYQLTKLELLRTENILKRAIDVEAGLSEKPRVTEEHPDGLDLSLFRDESQLKTTKKGSKLRRGGKSSKTESTDTEDNPEDEDDDKVPAKQPLTKKITGSKVATIAAKTISKGGNNRAERAATRSSRTSFPSADLPLYANKKRIVDKKVETKKVAAKPEINNVNALPRKPKACPTAPNVSGTISTLNALGRPKRAGTGVGAASVSTTSESSARKKPRSRA from the exons ATGATGAGTGCTTCCGCAGTGAAATCGTCCCTGCAAGGAGGATCGATGCAAGCATCATCAACCACCACCCATTCCATACTGCCAATGAATATGATGGCCCAAAAAGTAGTACCTAGTACCAATGCAGGACCAGAATCAATTCCCGTAAAGCCTCTGCCAGGCACCACACTCAGTTACGCGACGCTGCAACCGCCACCCACTCAGCCTCTCAGTTTGGTGCAGGATCATAAGCCACCGCCACAATCATCTTCCCCTCCAGCGCGTTTAACTGAAAAAGAaccagaaacagaaaaaaatattccaaatggCACAGAGGTGCAAAAACCTGTAAAGACCGAAGAAAGTGAACCAGCTAAAAAGCCGATTGAAGCCAGCCCTCAAAATAACAATCTAAATACTGAGAATTCAACACCTCCCCAAGTGGCTGCTGATTCGATTACAGAACCACCAGTCACATCTACGGATGCACCAG TTGAGCATCCTAGCCCGCCAGTaaaagttgaagagaaaaagaccaGTCTGAGTAATGGCTCAAAAGAACATGACGAAATATCAAGTGGTACTAGTAGTAATACACCTGTACAAGTAAAACCACCCGTCGAAGATGCAGAAATTACCCCACGGCCTAGTGGTGCAGTAACAACACCTCAAAGTTCTAAGACACCACCAGAACAACCTGCTGTGACAAATAGTCCACCAAAAACAGATGTACAAGTTGAAACACCACGCAGAAGTCATAAAAGAAAATCTCGGGAATTGAAAGATCTCAACAGTTCTACGCTCTCCCCTGATGCTCctggaaaaccaaaaagaaaccGCATTAGAACGCAGCCTTATCAAAGTCCCCTACCAGAGTTGGCAATGATTGTTAAAACATTGAACAAATCTCCTAGTTCGAAAGCAGCCGATGATAAACTTATTGTGTTCTACAA AAACGAATTTTTAGCTGTGAGAAACGCCGAAGGTAGCTTCTACGTCTGTCAGGCAATgcaaaatatttacaaatccAGCCGACGCATTCGTATTCGTTGGTTATCACAAGATAAGAACAATGGGGAAATATATTCACCAGACTTCTATGATTTCACAG ACTTCGACTGTATATTAACCAACCTCAATTTGAATAaagtggataaaaataaataccagCTAACCAAGTTAGAACTTCTACGAACGGAAAACATACTGAAGCGAGCCATAGACGTTGAGGCAGGTCTTTCAGAAAAGCCTCGAGTGACTGAAGAGCACCCTGATGGAT TGGATCTGTCCCTCTTTAGAGACGAATCACAGctaaaaacaacgaaaaaaggaagtaaacTAAGACGTGGGggaaaatcttcaaaaacAGAATCAACCGATACTGAAGATAATCCTGAAGACGAAGATGATGATAAAGTGCCTGCAAAACAGccattgacaaaaaaaataactggatCCAAAGTGGCAACAATTGCTGCTAAAACGATTAGCAAAGGAGGCAATAATAGAGCGGAGCGCGCAGCAACTCGTAGTTCACGAACCTCATTTCCAAGTGCCGACCTCCCTCTGTATgccaataaaaaaagaatagttGATAAGAAAGTCGAAACTAAAAAAGTCGCAGCTAAACCAGAGATTAATAATGTGAACGCACTACCAAGGAAGCCTAAGGCCTGTC caacaGCTCCAAATGTTTCTGGGACCATTTCTACCTTAAACGCATTGGGTCGTCCGAAGCGGGCTGGAACAGGTGTTGGAGCTGCATCAGTCTCCACTACCAGTGAATCATCGGCACGTAAGAAGCCACGTAGTCGAGCATAA
- the LOC105686055 gene encoding uncharacterized protein LOC105686055 isoform X1: MMLSRSINPKHVQIPSNLTSIVLITYTVFHIAAIPKHNLKMLKVELDSAIEMMSASAVKSSLQGGSMQASSTTTHSILPMNMMAQKVVPSTNAGPESIPVKPLPGTTLSYATLQPPPTQPLSLVQDHKPPPQSSSPPARLTEKEPETEKNIPNGTEVQKPVKTEESEPAKKPIEASPQNNNLNTENSTPPQVAADSITEPPVTSTDAPVEHPSPPVKVEEKKTSLSNGSKEHDEISSGTSSNTPVQVKPPVEDAEITPRPSGAVTTPQSSKTPPEQPAVTNSPPKTDVQVETPRRSHKRKSRELKDLNSSTLSPDAPGKPKRNRIRTQPYQSPLPELAMIVKTLNKSPSSKAADDKLIVFYKNEFLAVRNAEGSFYVCQAMQNIYKSSRRIRIRWLSQDKNNGEIYSPDFYDFTDFDCILTNLNLNKVDKNKYQLTKLELLRTENILKRAIDVEAGLSEKPRVTEEHPDGLDLSLFRDESQLKTTKKGSKLRRGGKSSKTESTDTEDNPEDEDDDKVPAKQPLTKKITGSKVATIAAKTISKGGNNRAERAATRSSRTSFPSADLPLYANKKRIVDKKVETKKVAAKPEINNVNALPRKPKACPTAPNVSGTISTLNALGRPKRAGTGVGAASVSTTSESSARKKPRSRA; the protein is encoded by the exons ATGATGCTGAGTCGCTCAATTAATCCAAAACATGTTCAAATTCCATCTAATCTTACATCGATAGTGCTCATAACATACACTGTATTTCATATTGCAGCGATACCGAAACACaatttgaaaa TGTTAAAGGTGGAATTAGATAGTGCAATAGAGATGATGAGTGCTTCCGCAGTGAAATCGTCCCTGCAAGGAGGATCGATGCAAGCATCATCAACCACCACCCATTCCATACTGCCAATGAATATGATGGCCCAAAAAGTAGTACCTAGTACCAATGCAGGACCAGAATCAATTCCCGTAAAGCCTCTGCCAGGCACCACACTCAGTTACGCGACGCTGCAACCGCCACCCACTCAGCCTCTCAGTTTGGTGCAGGATCATAAGCCACCGCCACAATCATCTTCCCCTCCAGCGCGTTTAACTGAAAAAGAaccagaaacagaaaaaaatattccaaatggCACAGAGGTGCAAAAACCTGTAAAGACCGAAGAAAGTGAACCAGCTAAAAAGCCGATTGAAGCCAGCCCTCAAAATAACAATCTAAATACTGAGAATTCAACACCTCCCCAAGTGGCTGCTGATTCGATTACAGAACCACCAGTCACATCTACGGATGCACCAG TTGAGCATCCTAGCCCGCCAGTaaaagttgaagagaaaaagaccaGTCTGAGTAATGGCTCAAAAGAACATGACGAAATATCAAGTGGTACTAGTAGTAATACACCTGTACAAGTAAAACCACCCGTCGAAGATGCAGAAATTACCCCACGGCCTAGTGGTGCAGTAACAACACCTCAAAGTTCTAAGACACCACCAGAACAACCTGCTGTGACAAATAGTCCACCAAAAACAGATGTACAAGTTGAAACACCACGCAGAAGTCATAAAAGAAAATCTCGGGAATTGAAAGATCTCAACAGTTCTACGCTCTCCCCTGATGCTCctggaaaaccaaaaagaaaccGCATTAGAACGCAGCCTTATCAAAGTCCCCTACCAGAGTTGGCAATGATTGTTAAAACATTGAACAAATCTCCTAGTTCGAAAGCAGCCGATGATAAACTTATTGTGTTCTACAA AAACGAATTTTTAGCTGTGAGAAACGCCGAAGGTAGCTTCTACGTCTGTCAGGCAATgcaaaatatttacaaatccAGCCGACGCATTCGTATTCGTTGGTTATCACAAGATAAGAACAATGGGGAAATATATTCACCAGACTTCTATGATTTCACAG ACTTCGACTGTATATTAACCAACCTCAATTTGAATAaagtggataaaaataaataccagCTAACCAAGTTAGAACTTCTACGAACGGAAAACATACTGAAGCGAGCCATAGACGTTGAGGCAGGTCTTTCAGAAAAGCCTCGAGTGACTGAAGAGCACCCTGATGGAT TGGATCTGTCCCTCTTTAGAGACGAATCACAGctaaaaacaacgaaaaaaggaagtaaacTAAGACGTGGGggaaaatcttcaaaaacAGAATCAACCGATACTGAAGATAATCCTGAAGACGAAGATGATGATAAAGTGCCTGCAAAACAGccattgacaaaaaaaataactggatCCAAAGTGGCAACAATTGCTGCTAAAACGATTAGCAAAGGAGGCAATAATAGAGCGGAGCGCGCAGCAACTCGTAGTTCACGAACCTCATTTCCAAGTGCCGACCTCCCTCTGTATgccaataaaaaaagaatagttGATAAGAAAGTCGAAACTAAAAAAGTCGCAGCTAAACCAGAGATTAATAATGTGAACGCACTACCAAGGAAGCCTAAGGCCTGTC caacaGCTCCAAATGTTTCTGGGACCATTTCTACCTTAAACGCATTGGGTCGTCCGAAGCGGGCTGGAACAGGTGTTGGAGCTGCATCAGTCTCCACTACCAGTGAATCATCGGCACGTAAGAAGCCACGTAGTCGAGCATAA